In Gemmatimonadota bacterium, a single genomic region encodes these proteins:
- a CDS encoding thioredoxin domain-containing protein: MSRLFPALVLAAITSTLAGCGTKSGAAADSSSAAAGAAAPAGGATTSAVPAPSATNADARVTRADKSRILGDSTAKLWILVVSDFQCPFCGQWEKETSQAVIKEFVQTGIARMAFINFPLQQHPNALPAAEAAMCAGAQEKFWDMHGRIFERQGEWSNLADSPPFFEKIAGELGLDVDAYKACVKDHVMRPMILADAERATTAGARSTPTFFIGNQALAGAEKIEAFRSVIAKAQADLPK; the protein is encoded by the coding sequence ATGTCGCGCCTCTTCCCCGCCCTGGTGCTCGCCGCCATCACCTCGACGCTTGCGGGGTGCGGCACCAAGTCCGGCGCCGCCGCCGATAGTTCGTCAGCTGCAGCGGGTGCCGCCGCGCCCGCTGGCGGCGCGACCACCAGCGCCGTCCCCGCGCCCTCGGCAACCAACGCCGACGCGCGCGTCACCCGCGCCGACAAGAGCCGCATCCTCGGCGACAGCACGGCGAAGCTCTGGATTCTCGTGGTGAGCGACTTCCAGTGCCCGTTCTGCGGCCAATGGGAGAAGGAGACCTCGCAGGCGGTCATCAAGGAGTTCGTGCAGACCGGGATCGCTCGCATGGCCTTCATCAACTTCCCGCTGCAGCAGCATCCCAACGCCCTTCCGGCGGCCGAAGCGGCCATGTGCGCCGGCGCGCAGGAGAAGTTCTGGGACATGCACGGGCGCATCTTCGAGCGGCAGGGCGAGTGGAGCAACCTGGCCGACAGTCCGCCGTTCTTCGAGAAGATCGCCGGCGAGCTGGGGCTCGACGTCGATGCGTACAAGGCGTGCGTCAAGGACCACGTCATGCGCCCGATGATCCTCGCCGATGCCGAACGTGCGACGACCGCCGGGGCCCGCTCGACCCCCACCTTCTTCATCGGCAACCAGGCGCTTGCCGGCGCCGAGAAGATCGAGGCGTTCCGCAGCGTCATCGCCAAGGCACAGGCCGACCTCCCGAAGTAG
- a CDS encoding TPM domain-containing protein, with product MWALLALVASLVVAQEVQLPSPPRGFSQTQADMVVDAASVLSADAVARINRIVFDVKAKSGGEIVVVTLPDLGGRDVADVALRIGREWKVGLDAGIGDRSRNAGVVVLVVPKETSRDGRGYISIMTGQGTEGFITDATAGDIRREAIPFFQQRDYSTALELISLRVAQRFEREFGFALDTAIVPAQVESLRPSGGGIPPEAVLVVFVVLLILFSAMARASRGGRRNGCLQALIVADAISNSRGRSHWGGGGFGGGGGGGGFGGFGGGGGFSGGGSSGSW from the coding sequence GTGTGGGCCCTTCTCGCGCTCGTCGCGTCGTTGGTGGTAGCACAGGAGGTCCAGCTCCCGTCGCCGCCGCGTGGCTTCAGCCAGACGCAGGCCGACATGGTGGTGGACGCAGCCAGCGTCCTCTCGGCCGACGCGGTCGCGCGTATCAACCGGATCGTTTTCGACGTCAAGGCGAAGTCCGGCGGTGAGATCGTCGTCGTCACACTCCCCGACCTTGGCGGGCGGGACGTCGCAGACGTCGCGTTGCGCATCGGTCGCGAGTGGAAAGTCGGGCTCGACGCCGGGATCGGCGATCGTTCTCGCAACGCCGGCGTCGTCGTCCTGGTCGTCCCGAAGGAGACCAGTCGCGATGGGCGCGGCTACATCTCGATCATGACGGGGCAGGGGACGGAAGGCTTCATCACCGACGCGACCGCCGGCGACATCCGGCGCGAGGCGATTCCCTTCTTCCAGCAACGCGACTATTCCACGGCGCTCGAGCTGATCTCGCTGCGTGTGGCGCAACGGTTCGAACGGGAGTTCGGCTTTGCGCTCGATACGGCGATTGTCCCGGCGCAGGTGGAGTCGCTCCGCCCGAGTGGCGGCGGGATCCCGCCCGAGGCGGTGCTGGTGGTCTTCGTGGTGCTGCTCATCCTGTTCAGCGCGATGGCGCGGGCTTCACGCGGTGGACGGCGCAACGGGTGCTTGCAGGCGCTGATCGTGGCCGATGCGATCTCGAACTCGCGCGGGCGATCGCATTGGGGTGGTGGTGGCTTTGGTGGGGGGGGCGGTGGCGGTGGCTTCGGTGGCTTTGGTGGTGGCGGCGGTTTCAGCGGCGGCGGTTCCAGCGGGAGTTGGTGA
- a CDS encoding nucleotidyltransferase domain-containing protein codes for MAKMTLEGLVSQLSATYGDELVGVALYGSAARGEQATRLSDLNVLVVVQRITMEHLRKEGAVARAWREAGNPPPLTMTRAEWLGSADIFPIEYADILAHHKVLAGTLPLAGVVVERADLRLQLEHEAMSKLLRLRHAVLEASGDQKALLLLLEQSASAMLVLLRATLRLAGTEPPNDSETVCDRFASQSGRDASSLKRIVRHNRGLETLSQRDASGLVEQYLGFAEALVAYLDAYSQTVGSDGGYPA; via the coding sequence ATGGCAAAGATGACCCTCGAGGGATTGGTCTCCCAGCTGTCGGCCACGTACGGCGACGAACTGGTCGGCGTCGCGCTGTACGGCTCGGCGGCGCGCGGCGAGCAGGCCACGCGGCTCTCCGACCTCAACGTGCTCGTGGTGGTGCAGCGCATCACCATGGAGCACCTGCGCAAGGAAGGGGCGGTGGCGCGCGCCTGGCGGGAGGCCGGCAACCCGCCTCCGCTCACGATGACGCGCGCCGAGTGGTTGGGGAGCGCCGACATCTTCCCGATCGAGTACGCCGATATCCTGGCCCACCACAAGGTGCTGGCCGGGACGTTGCCGCTGGCCGGTGTCGTGGTGGAACGCGCCGACTTGCGGCTGCAGCTCGAGCACGAGGCGATGAGCAAGCTGCTGCGCCTGCGGCACGCGGTCCTCGAGGCGTCGGGCGACCAGAAGGCGCTCCTGCTGTTGCTCGAGCAGAGTGCGAGTGCGATGCTCGTGCTGCTGCGCGCCACGTTGCGTCTGGCGGGCACCGAACCACCCAATGACTCGGAAACCGTCTGCGATCGATTTGCGTCCCAGAGCGGGCGCGACGCGTCGTCGCTCAAGCGCATCGTGCGCCACAATCGTGGCCTCGAGACGTTGAGTCAGCGCGACGCCTCGGGCCTGGTCGAGCAGTACCTCGGCTTCGCCGAGGCGCTGGTCGCCTATCTCGACGCGTACTCCCAGACCGTCGGCTCCGACGGCGGATATCCCGCATGA
- a CDS encoding LemA family protein — protein sequence MMRLRRLVALLPLALTACGYNTIQTYDEKANAAKQQIEVQLQRRADLVPNLVEVVRGQAKQELEVFTQVAKARSGLVDAVQKGDPRGMAEANEQLTTAMRGLMIQVEAYPQIKSDQAFLRLQDELTGTENRIAVSRTDLNGAVETYNTYIRKFPQVMTAKVIGSKPKEYFEVSNAAAREAPKIDLTK from the coding sequence ATGATGCGCCTACGACGACTCGTTGCCCTTCTCCCGCTCGCCCTGACGGCGTGCGGCTACAACACGATCCAGACCTACGACGAAAAGGCCAATGCCGCCAAGCAGCAGATCGAGGTCCAGCTGCAACGCCGCGCCGATCTCGTCCCGAACCTGGTCGAGGTGGTGCGCGGCCAGGCCAAGCAGGAGCTCGAAGTCTTCACGCAGGTCGCGAAGGCCCGCTCCGGGCTGGTAGACGCGGTCCAAAAGGGTGATCCGCGCGGCATGGCCGAGGCCAACGAGCAGCTCACGACGGCCATGCGCGGCCTGATGATCCAGGTCGAGGCCTACCCGCAGATCAAGTCCGACCAGGCCTTCCTGCGCCTGCAGGATGAACTGACCGGGACCGAGAATCGCATCGCGGTCTCGCGCACCGACCTCAACGGAGCGGTCGAGACGTACAACACGTACATCCGCAAGTTCCCGCAGGTGATGACCGCCAAGGTGATCGGCTCCAAACCCAAGGAGTACTTCGAGGTATCCAACGCGGCGGCGCGCGAGGCGCCGAAGATCGACCTGACGAAGTAG
- a CDS encoding methionine--tRNA ligase, with amino-acid sequence MSRFYITTAIDYANGEPHLGHAFEKIGTDVIARYMRLAGRDVHFLTGMDEHGQKVAQTAAAKGVSPQEFVDGIATHFQAMWARLGISYDQFIRTTDPAHKAGVRALIKRIHEASPDDYYEKSYEGWYCVGCELFKREDEIVEGRCVVHPTRTLEWTEERNWFFRLSKYEGFLRRLFAERPDFLAPESRRNEILSLIEQGLEDISITRSRLSWAIPFPIPTSDNVPQGTWVWFDALPNYLTATGYPEKGWRERWPADVHVIGKDITRLHAVVWPAMLQAAEIPLPRRVWAHGFVQLGGERFSKSAGVKLELGEAIERFGADAFRYFLMREVPFDADGNFSWERFEERYNADLANAWGNLASRTISMIEKYCGATVPAAGPTSLDEGDAADIAAYHEAMNGENGFLLHEGLKAVWQSVARGNEYVDRQAPWKLAKDPAQRAELDATMAALARHLARHCVLLHPFMPVKTLELWRALGAPGTPADVRFTALPELDANGWRVVKPAPLFPKDAPPA; translated from the coding sequence GTGAGCCGGTTCTACATCACCACCGCAATCGACTACGCCAACGGCGAGCCGCACCTCGGACACGCCTTCGAGAAAATCGGCACCGACGTCATCGCCCGGTACATGCGCCTGGCGGGGCGCGACGTCCACTTCCTGACGGGAATGGACGAACACGGGCAGAAGGTGGCGCAGACCGCCGCAGCGAAGGGGGTGTCGCCCCAGGAGTTCGTCGACGGGATCGCGACGCACTTCCAGGCGATGTGGGCGCGACTCGGTATCTCGTACGATCAGTTCATTCGCACCACCGACCCGGCGCACAAGGCGGGGGTCCGGGCGCTCATCAAGCGCATCCACGAGGCCTCGCCCGACGACTACTACGAGAAGTCGTACGAGGGGTGGTACTGCGTGGGGTGCGAGTTGTTCAAGCGCGAGGACGAGATCGTCGAGGGCCGGTGCGTCGTGCACCCGACCCGCACGCTGGAATGGACCGAGGAGCGCAACTGGTTCTTCCGCCTCTCGAAGTACGAGGGGTTCCTGCGCCGCCTCTTCGCCGAGCGGCCCGATTTCCTCGCCCCCGAGAGTCGGCGCAACGAGATCCTTTCGCTCATCGAGCAGGGGCTCGAGGACATCTCGATCACGCGCTCGCGCCTGTCATGGGCGATCCCCTTCCCCATCCCCACCTCGGACAACGTGCCGCAGGGGACGTGGGTCTGGTTCGACGCCCTGCCGAACTACCTCACGGCAACCGGCTATCCGGAGAAGGGATGGCGCGAGCGCTGGCCGGCCGACGTGCACGTGATCGGGAAGGACATCACGCGCCTGCACGCGGTGGTGTGGCCCGCCATGCTGCAGGCGGCGGAGATCCCGCTGCCACGCCGCGTCTGGGCACACGGCTTCGTGCAGTTAGGGGGGGAGCGGTTCTCGAAGTCTGCGGGGGTAAAGCTGGAGCTCGGCGAGGCGATCGAACGCTTCGGCGCCGACGCGTTCCGCTACTTCCTGATGCGCGAGGTCCCGTTCGATGCCGACGGCAACTTCTCGTGGGAACGATTCGAGGAGCGCTACAACGCCGACCTGGCCAACGCGTGGGGGAACCTCGCGAGCCGCACGATCTCCATGATCGAGAAGTATTGCGGCGCCACCGTCCCGGCCGCGGGCCCGACCTCGCTGGATGAGGGCGACGCGGCCGACATCGCCGCCTATCACGAGGCGATGAACGGCGAGAACGGCTTCCTCCTGCACGAGGGGCTCAAGGCGGTCTGGCAGTCGGTAGCGCGCGGCAACGAGTACGTGGACCGGCAGGCCCCCTGGAAGCTGGCCAAGGACCCGGCGCAGCGAGCCGAACTCGATGCGACGATGGCGGCGCTGGCGCGCCACCTGGCGCGTCATTGCGTCCTCCTGCACCCGTTCATGCCCGTGAAGACGCTGGAGCTCTGGCGGGCCCTTGGCGCCCCGGGAACCCCTGCCGACGTGCGATTCACGGCGCTTCCGGAGCTCGACGCGAACGGATGGCGGGTGGTCAAGCCCGCCCCGCTCTTTCCGAAGGACGCACCGCCGGCCTGA
- a CDS encoding acetyl-CoA carboxylase carboxyltransferase subunit alpha has translation MASTPTMEFERPIFELEKQIDELKRMADGQHMSVDAEIQPLEKKLTNLRQEVYRNLTPLQRLQVARSSKRPFTLDYVRLCFTDFVELHGDRAFREDAAIVGGWARLDGETVMIIGHQRGRDTKENLKRNFGMPHPEGYRKALRLMKLAEKFHVPVFTFIDTPGAWAGLGAEERGQAEAIARNLFEMSSLETPIIATVIGEGGSGGALALGVADRVLMLENAVYSVITVEGCAAILWKDGKSPEMREKAAGALKITAQDLLELGVIDEIIPEPLGGAHANHEVAAAALQETLIKHYEELRRYKPEKLVRKRREKFLKMGKFSE, from the coding sequence ATGGCTAGTACACCCACGATGGAGTTCGAGCGTCCCATCTTCGAACTCGAGAAGCAGATCGACGAGTTGAAGCGGATGGCCGACGGGCAGCACATGAGCGTCGACGCCGAGATCCAGCCACTCGAGAAGAAGCTCACCAACCTGCGGCAGGAGGTGTATCGCAACCTCACGCCGCTCCAGCGCCTGCAGGTGGCTCGCTCGAGCAAGCGCCCGTTCACGCTCGACTACGTGCGGCTCTGCTTCACCGACTTCGTCGAGCTGCACGGCGACCGCGCCTTCCGCGAGGACGCCGCCATCGTCGGCGGGTGGGCCCGACTCGACGGCGAGACCGTCATGATCATCGGGCACCAGCGGGGGCGCGACACCAAGGAGAACCTCAAGCGCAACTTCGGGATGCCGCACCCCGAGGGCTACCGCAAGGCGCTCCGCCTGATGAAGCTGGCCGAGAAGTTCCACGTCCCGGTCTTCACCTTCATCGACACCCCCGGGGCATGGGCCGGACTGGGGGCGGAGGAGCGAGGTCAGGCCGAAGCGATCGCCCGCAACCTGTTCGAGATGAGCAGCCTCGAGACGCCGATCATCGCCACGGTCATCGGCGAGGGCGGGTCGGGCGGGGCACTGGCGTTAGGCGTGGCCGACCGCGTGCTCATGCTGGAGAACGCCGTCTACTCGGTGATCACCGTCGAGGGGTGCGCCGCGATTCTCTGGAAGGACGGCAAGTCCCCCGAGATGCGCGAGAAGGCGGCCGGCGCGCTCAAGATCACGGCCCAGGACCTCCTCGAACTCGGCGTCATCGACGAGATCATCCCCGAACCACTCGGCGGCGCCCATGCCAACCATGAGGTGGCGGCCGCTGCGCTCCAGGAAACGCTCATCAAGCACTACGAGGAGCTGCGCCGCTACAAGCCGGAGAAGCTGGTCCGGAAGCGGCGGGAGAAGTTCCTGAAGATGGGGAAGTTTTCTGAATAG
- the dnaE gene encoding DNA polymerase III subunit alpha: MSFVHLHCHSEFSLLDGANRIEDLIRRAQEFEQPALAITDHGNLHAAWEFQEKAKKAKVKPIIGMEAYVAPGDRRLKARSAPGQKPYYHLVLLARDIVGYRNLVKLSSLAYTEGFYTRPRVDRELLAKYSEGIIVSSACMAGEVAVHLERGDVAGAREVSAWYAETFKDRYYLEVQAHDSGGQAKLNEQIFALAKDVGLPVVATNDAHFLKASDHDAHDILLCIGLGKDRDDKDRMKYDEGLYFKSAPEMAARFPKNPEVLEHTLKIADECDVVFSKKYHVPSFPLPAGVQSENELLVQLATDGAKARYGTPLPNEVQERLDYELGVITKTGYAGYFLITYDFIKAARDRGIPVGPGRGSAAGSLVAYALRITDVCPLKYDLLFERFLNPERVSMPDFDVDFCFERRGEVIEYVREKYGKDAVGQIVTFGTMKSRAAVKDVGRVLGFTPAETDALAKLIPNQPNFSLTVGEAIEKVPEVKKFYDTDERYTTLLDYAVALEGLSRHTGVHAAGVVIAPGPLDDYVPICTQSSKGAGAGSEETVIVTQYDMTCLEKAGMLKMDFLGLTTLTVIHDALQNIAARGKAVPDLDAIPDNDPETYRMLRMGRTVGVFQFESPLATDMLRSMRCDRFDDLVASNALMRPGPLDAGMHKVYQRRKRGEEPVVYALPELEAILEPTYGVITYQEQVMRISQVLAGISLAEADVLRKAVGKKDAELIKAELGKFVTKSVDRGYDKRIIEDLAAQIETFGRYGFNKSHSVAYSVISYHTAWLKCHYPAEFMAAVLSSSIGDTDSVVKFINEARELGIEVLAPDVNESGYKFTVVGDKRIRFGLGAVRNVGRTAIDSILGARNDGPFKTLFDLCERIDLRMCNKRVFEALIHSGALDSLGGHRGQYLNILDAALQEASLKQDEKATGQGSLFGDLGGGKQEAGSGHQLTLPNIAQLTESERLTREKEILGFYISGHPLEPYRAECELFTSASVSQLGTWQEGGLTLGVVVTAVKRQVSKKSGAEFARLTVEDFSGSSELLVFPEAWAALSDRVKTDIPLLVKGGYSKRDQGADNPTFIVESVQRFEELRVAGQVAVELEIGDARRDGEDGNPLSPDLMKDVRIVAESHPGSASLEVRWIDAKGTPSRLRSRSIKVAANSAALGELRALLGQDRVRLVRVGGQ; the protein is encoded by the coding sequence ATGTCTTTCGTCCATCTGCACTGCCATTCGGAGTTCTCCCTTCTCGACGGGGCGAACCGGATCGAGGACCTGATCCGGCGCGCCCAGGAATTCGAGCAGCCGGCACTCGCCATCACCGACCACGGCAACCTGCACGCCGCCTGGGAGTTCCAGGAGAAGGCGAAGAAGGCAAAGGTCAAGCCGATCATCGGGATGGAAGCGTACGTCGCGCCGGGCGATCGCCGCCTCAAGGCGCGCAGTGCTCCCGGACAGAAGCCGTACTACCACCTGGTGCTGCTGGCCCGCGATATCGTCGGCTATCGCAACCTGGTCAAGCTCTCGTCGCTGGCATACACCGAGGGGTTCTACACGCGCCCGCGCGTCGATCGCGAACTCCTGGCCAAGTACAGCGAAGGGATCATCGTCTCTTCTGCCTGCATGGCGGGCGAAGTGGCGGTCCATCTCGAGCGCGGCGACGTCGCCGGCGCGCGCGAGGTGTCCGCGTGGTACGCCGAGACGTTCAAGGACCGCTACTACCTGGAAGTGCAGGCGCACGACTCCGGCGGACAGGCCAAGCTCAACGAGCAGATCTTCGCGCTGGCCAAGGACGTCGGGCTCCCGGTCGTCGCGACCAACGACGCGCACTTCCTCAAGGCGAGCGACCACGACGCGCACGACATCCTGCTCTGCATCGGGCTCGGGAAGGACCGGGACGACAAGGACCGGATGAAGTACGACGAGGGGCTCTACTTCAAGAGCGCCCCGGAGATGGCCGCGCGCTTCCCGAAGAACCCGGAAGTGCTGGAGCACACGCTCAAGATCGCCGACGAGTGCGACGTCGTCTTCTCCAAGAAGTACCACGTCCCGTCGTTTCCCCTCCCGGCCGGGGTGCAGAGCGAGAACGAGCTGCTCGTGCAGCTGGCGACCGACGGGGCCAAGGCGCGGTACGGCACGCCGCTCCCCAACGAAGTGCAGGAGCGGCTCGACTACGAGCTCGGCGTCATCACCAAGACGGGCTACGCCGGCTACTTCCTCATCACGTACGACTTCATCAAGGCAGCGCGCGACCGCGGGATCCCGGTGGGACCGGGGCGCGGCTCGGCGGCGGGCTCGCTGGTGGCCTACGCGCTGCGCATCACCGACGTCTGCCCGCTCAAGTACGACCTGCTGTTCGAACGCTTCCTGAATCCGGAACGCGTCTCGATGCCGGATTTCGACGTCGATTTCTGCTTCGAGCGACGCGGCGAGGTCATCGAGTACGTGCGCGAGAAGTACGGGAAGGACGCCGTGGGGCAGATCGTCACCTTCGGGACGATGAAGTCGCGCGCCGCCGTGAAGGACGTGGGGCGCGTGCTGGGCTTCACGCCGGCCGAGACCGACGCGCTGGCCAAGCTGATCCCCAACCAGCCCAACTTCTCGCTCACCGTGGGCGAGGCGATCGAGAAGGTCCCCGAGGTCAAGAAGTTCTACGACACCGACGAGCGCTACACGACGCTGCTCGATTACGCCGTCGCTCTCGAAGGTTTGTCCCGCCACACGGGCGTCCACGCCGCCGGCGTCGTCATCGCGCCGGGGCCGCTCGACGACTACGTCCCCATCTGCACGCAGAGTTCGAAGGGGGCAGGCGCGGGGAGCGAGGAGACCGTCATCGTCACGCAGTACGACATGACGTGCCTCGAGAAGGCCGGGATGCTCAAGATGGACTTCCTCGGCCTCACGACGCTGACGGTGATCCACGACGCGCTGCAGAACATTGCCGCGCGCGGGAAGGCGGTCCCCGACCTCGACGCCATCCCCGACAACGACCCCGAGACGTATCGCATGCTGCGCATGGGGCGCACGGTCGGGGTCTTCCAGTTCGAGTCGCCGCTGGCGACCGACATGCTGCGCAGCATGCGCTGCGACCGGTTCGACGACCTCGTCGCCTCCAACGCACTGATGCGCCCGGGCCCGCTCGACGCCGGGATGCACAAGGTCTACCAGCGGCGCAAGCGCGGCGAGGAGCCGGTGGTGTACGCGCTCCCCGAGCTGGAGGCGATCCTCGAACCCACCTACGGCGTCATCACCTACCAGGAACAGGTGATGCGTATCTCGCAGGTGCTGGCCGGCATCTCGCTCGCCGAAGCCGACGTCCTGCGAAAGGCGGTGGGCAAGAAGGACGCGGAGCTGATCAAGGCGGAGCTGGGGAAGTTCGTCACCAAGTCGGTCGATCGCGGCTACGACAAGCGCATCATCGAGGACCTCGCCGCGCAGATCGAGACGTTCGGCCGCTACGGCTTCAACAAGTCGCACTCGGTCGCCTACTCGGTCATCTCGTATCACACGGCCTGGCTCAAGTGCCACTATCCCGCTGAATTCATGGCGGCGGTGCTGTCGTCGTCGATTGGCGACACTGACAGCGTGGTGAAGTTCATCAACGAGGCGCGCGAGCTCGGGATCGAGGTGCTGGCCCCCGACGTGAACGAATCGGGGTACAAGTTCACGGTCGTCGGCGACAAGCGCATCCGCTTCGGGCTCGGCGCCGTGCGCAACGTGGGACGAACGGCCATCGACTCGATCCTCGGCGCGCGCAACGACGGGCCGTTCAAGACGCTGTTCGACCTGTGCGAACGCATCGACCTGCGGATGTGCAACAAGCGCGTCTTCGAGGCGCTGATTCACTCCGGGGCGCTCGATTCGTTAGGCGGGCACCGCGGGCAATACCTCAACATCCTCGACGCGGCACTGCAGGAGGCCTCGCTCAAGCAGGACGAGAAGGCCACCGGGCAGGGATCGCTCTTTGGCGACCTTGGCGGCGGGAAGCAGGAGGCGGGGTCGGGGCACCAACTCACCCTCCCCAACATCGCGCAGCTCACCGAGTCGGAGCGGCTCACCCGTGAGAAGGAGATTCTCGGTTTCTACATCTCGGGGCATCCGCTGGAGCCATACCGCGCGGAGTGCGAACTGTTCACCTCGGCCAGCGTCTCGCAGCTTGGGACGTGGCAGGAGGGGGGGCTGACGCTCGGGGTGGTGGTGACGGCGGTCAAGCGGCAGGTCAGCAAGAAGTCCGGTGCTGAGTTCGCCCGGTTGACAGTGGAGGATTTTTCGGGATCTTCGGAGCTGCTGGTATTTCCGGAAGCCTGGGCCGCCCTTTCGGACCGGGTGAAGACCGACATTCCGCTGCTGGTGAAGGGCGGGTATTCGAAGCGAGACCAGGGTGCCGACAACCCGACGTTCATCGTGGAGTCGGTACAGCGATTTGAAGAGCTACGGGTGGCGGGGCAGGTGGCGGTCGAGCTGGAGATCGGAGACGCTAGACGGGACGGCGAGGATGGGAACCCCCTCTCGCCCGACCTGATGAAGGACGTGCGGATCGTCGCGGAATCGCATCCGGGGTCTGCATCGCTCGAAGTCCGCTGGATTGACGCCAAAGGGACGCCGTCGCGATTGCGCTCACGGTCCATCAAGGTTGCCGCCAACAGTGCTGCTCTGGGTGAGCTGCGCGCGTTGCTGGGCCAGGACCGGGTTCGCCTCGTACGCGTCGGAGGGCAATGA
- a CDS encoding aminopeptidase translates to MTDQVSSDGTDSMRFASHAPPSRGRWRLVRRVGLAVLASVVIGVGATPMGRYLVRAAWEEGKILARRRPIAEILSEGAERERRAPAAIEAPGDGGADRAVGPTASATALRRRLQLVVDARAFAQGALGLSGGESFTTYSALERDTLVLVLSAARRDTLAAHTWWFPVVGRFPYKGFFDFAEARRTAQALQRRGYDTYLRPASAFSTLGWFNDPLLSTTLRLDTLDLASTVIHELTHNTLFVKGEVTFNESFASFVGARGAIEFFQSRGQPGAARRLDAEWRDEKLLGSFWGATLAAVDSAYTAHAGDSTARITARDSVFARMRRILVRDLAPRLSTADPARLQRIPLDNASLLARRVYAADLWLFDAVHERVGGGVARTVRLVRQLTKDGTGDPFDALRAWLAANPAPR, encoded by the coding sequence GTGACTGACCAGGTGAGCAGCGACGGCACCGATTCGATGCGGTTCGCCAGCCACGCGCCACCGTCGCGCGGTCGGTGGCGACTCGTCAGGCGCGTCGGCCTCGCGGTGCTCGCGAGCGTGGTGATAGGAGTGGGGGCGACGCCGATGGGGCGGTACCTGGTGCGCGCGGCCTGGGAGGAAGGGAAGATCCTGGCGAGGCGCCGCCCCATCGCCGAGATCCTGTCGGAGGGGGCGGAGCGTGAACGCCGGGCGCCGGCGGCGATCGAAGCGCCGGGCGACGGTGGGGCCGACCGCGCGGTCGGCCCCACCGCGTCGGCGACGGCGCTGCGTCGTCGGCTGCAACTGGTGGTCGATGCACGGGCCTTCGCCCAAGGCGCGCTGGGGCTGTCGGGGGGCGAATCGTTCACGACCTATTCGGCGCTCGAGCGCGACACGCTCGTGCTCGTCCTGTCGGCGGCGCGGCGCGACACCCTGGCCGCCCACACGTGGTGGTTCCCCGTAGTTGGCCGCTTTCCGTACAAGGGATTCTTCGACTTCGCCGAGGCGCGTCGCACGGCGCAGGCGCTGCAGCGCCGCGGGTACGACACCTACCTGCGCCCGGCGTCCGCGTTCTCCACGTTAGGCTGGTTCAACGATCCGCTGCTTTCCACCACGCTGCGTCTCGACACGCTCGACCTGGCCAGCACCGTCATCCACGAACTCACCCACAATACGCTTTTCGTGAAGGGCGAGGTGACGTTCAACGAGTCGTTCGCCTCGTTCGTGGGGGCCCGTGGGGCGATCGAGTTCTTCCAGTCGCGCGGGCAGCCGGGGGCGGCGCGGCGGCTCGACGCCGAGTGGCGCGACGAGAAGCTCCTCGGCTCCTTCTGGGGCGCGACGCTCGCCGCGGTGGATTCGGCCTACACGGCGCATGCCGGGGACTCGACGGCCAGGATCACCGCGCGCGACAGCGTGTTCGCGCGCATGCGCCGCATCCTGGTGCGCGACCTGGCGCCACGCCTCTCGACTGCCGACCCCGCGCGGCTGCAACGCATCCCCCTCGACAACGCGTCGCTCCTCGCGCGCCGCGTCTATGCCGCCGACCTCTGGCTCTTCGACGCCGTGCACGAGCGGGTCGGGGGCGGGGTCGCCCGGACCGTGCGACTCGTCAGGCAGCTCACGAAGGACGGAACGGGCGACCCCTTCGACGCCTTGCGCGCCTGGCTTGCTGCCAATCCCGCGCCGCGTTGA